Proteins encoded within one genomic window of Rhinolophus sinicus isolate RSC01 linkage group LG05, ASM3656204v1, whole genome shotgun sequence:
- the CKAP2L gene encoding cytoskeleton-associated protein 2-like, translating into MGRQGLAAAAEERQRKLQEYLAAKGKLKCPDSKPYLKAKSNCPNPPPSKSVVRPKKNGTNHAALPVKAARPVSIRLQPRPANIPGSQEPQLEPLKRLGERLTSEHVSSNPNGEPSRRSQQQHEAGSSTGELSGKTMGSFNMQELKATKPQVTDAGSAARAESVDKACGGGESVHGCPQDVNKENLPHAFPRSERKLQPGFWARSAPETRSNHQAKSSVAPKALARSSLNRAVLKDRANEQLVGGTRARIPPVKSQQLSREGGKAPKAVPSHCVQTLSRTQASRKPGFKDTRDTTVTRSKYERPGGAKLPSHAAAEQRAEQSRPRTGPGLLQHPHVGQDRKPLQAPSRPRVPHRSSAIRQRPDLAPGSFTSITASAPSSRACAASANKHSSCPQKAGTQWERAPPKNHGVHKPAPKTHTGGTTVHGTGVPGGTQTSPGTKRKTAAGDRRKQLEEWQKSKGKMYKRPPMELKTKRKMVEEMNISFWKSMEKEEEEQKAQLELSSKISSTLTECLQLIEGGVLSHEVFTILSSIPEAEKFAKFWICKAKFLASKGTFDVIGLYEEAIRKGATPIQELRDVVLNILQDPKRATDGTTSGSAAAETHRTSIQELAGEMEPGKSYLSPKGREQAPATPQKPKAEQGGHSGIKLQVAPLPRVSRMAEVRDLKLVTPVRRSVRIERAVSHYPELLREHDLVVASLDELLEMEDTECLVFRRNEALPVTLGFQSLES; encoded by the exons ATGGGGCGGCAGGGGCTCGCCGCTGCAGCCG AGGAGCGGCAGAGAAAGCTCCAGGAGTACCTTGCAGCCAAGGGAAAACTGAAGTGCCCAGacagcaa GCCTTATCTGAAAGCCAAGAGTAATTGCCCGAATCCTCCGCCTTCTAAATCT gtTGTTAGACCCAAAAAGAATGGTACTAACCACGCTGCTTTGCCTGTCAAAGCTGCAAGACCTGTCAGCATCCGACTTCAGCCCAGACCTGCCAATATCCCAGGGTCCCAGGAGCCACAGTTGGAGCCACTGAAACGTCTGGGCGAAAGGCTGACTTCAGAACATGTTTCTTCCAACCCAAACGGTGAGCCTTCCAGGAGAAGTCAGCAGCAGCACGAAGCTGGGTCATCCACCGGAGAGCTTTCAGGGAAAACCATGGGGTCATTTAACATGCAAGAGCTGAAAGCTACAAAGCCGCAGGTGACAGATGCAGGAAGTGCTGCACGTGCAGAATCTGTGGATAAGGCCTGTGGTGGGGGTGAGTCCGTGCATGGCTGTCCACAGGACGTGAACAAGGAGAACTTGCCCCACGCCTTCCCTCGCTCTGAGAGGAAGCTGCAGCCTGGGTTCTGGGCCAGAAGTGCGCCAGAGACCAGGTCGAACCATCAGGCCAAGAGCAGTGTAGCTCCTAAAGCCTTGGCCAGAAGCTCATTGAATCGTGCTGTTCTGAAAGACAGAGCTAATGAACAGCTAGTTGGAGGAACACGGGCCAGGATTCCCCCCGTGAAGTCACAGCAGCTCtccagagaaggaggaaaagcccCAAAGGCAGTTCCCTCTCACTGTGTTCAGACCCTTAGTAGGACTCAAGCATCAAGGAAACCAGGGTTCAAGGACACAAGGGATACGACGGTTACTAGGAGTAAATATGAAAGACCGGGTGGGGCAAAGTTACCGTCACATGCTGCTGCTGaacagagagcagagcagagcagacctAGGACAGGCCCCGGCCTACTGCAGCATCCACATGTTGGGCAAGACCGCAAGCCCCTTCAAGCCCCCTCCAGGCCCCGGGTACCACACAGGTCCAGCGCCATCCGCCAAAGGCCTGACCTGGCACCTGGCAGCTTTACCTCAATCACTGCCAGCGCCCCAAGCTCAAGAGCATGTGCAGCCAGTGCAAATAAGCACAGTAGCTGTCCACAGAAAGCAGGGACCCAGTGGGAAAGGGCTCCCCCCAAGAACCATGGCGTACACAAACCAGCTCCCAAAACTCACACCGGCGGCACAACTGTACATGGAACGGGAGTCCCAGGTGGGACCCAGACGAGCCCGGGTACTAAGAGGAAGACTGCAGCAGGGGATCGAAG GAAACAGCTGGAAGAATGGCAGAAATCCAAGGGGAAAATGTATAAACGGCCTCCTATGgaacttaaaacaaaaagaaaaatggtagagGAAATGAATATTTCATTCTGGAAGAGcatggaaaaagaagaggaagaacagaaagcCCAGCTTGAACTGTCCAGTAAAATCAGCAGCACTCTGACCGAGTGTCTGCAGCTCATCGAAGGG GGTGTACTTTCCCATGAAGTATTTACCATCTTGTCCAGTATTCCTGAGGCTGAAAAATTTGCTAAGTTCTGGATCTGCAAAGCAAAGTTCTTGGCAAGTAAAGGCACCTTTGATGTCATTGGGCTGTACGAAGAGGCCATAAGAAAGGGGGCAACA ccAATACAAGAGTTGCGGGACGTTGTTCTTAACATCTTGCAAGACCCAAAGAGAGCCACAGACG GAACAACCTCTGGGTCTGCAGCTGCTGAAACTCACAGGACATCGATACAGGAGCTGGCCGGCGAGATGGAGCCTGGAAAGTCTTATCTTTCTCCAAAAGGGAGGGAGCAGGCCCCAGCAACACCCCAGAAACCCAAGGCAGAACAGGGTGGTCATTCTGGTATCAAATTACAGGTGGCCCCCCTCCCCAG AGTGAGCAGGATGGCTGAGGTGCGGGACCTAAAGCTGGTCACCCCCGTCCGGCGTTCGGTGAGGATCGAGCGAGCCGTGTCCCACTACCCGGAGCTGCTGCGGGAGCACGACCTGGTGGTGGCGTCTCTTGATGAGCTCCTGGAAATGGAGGACACGGAGTGCCTCGTGTTCCGCAGAAACGAGGCCCTGCCCGTGACCCTGGGCTTCCAGAGCCTCGAGTCATAA